One Acidimicrobiia bacterium DNA segment encodes these proteins:
- a CDS encoding DUF3662 and FHA domain-containing protein: MGLQAFERRLERLVEGAFTKAFRSGLQPLEIGRRIVRELDAGRTVGVHGVVAPNHFTVFLSPEDFEQFASFRDALERELADAAREHARDERYHFVGPVVVDLTEEPSRRRGDLRVDSVIEQGEGGWAAALVLADGSRVALGETDATIGRLPDCAVALSDPQVSRHHAQLRRSPEGYVVVDLGSTNGTTVNGSPVAEQLVRDGDEIGVGNTLIRFEES, from the coding sequence ATGGGTCTCCAGGCCTTCGAGCGACGCCTCGAGCGGCTCGTCGAGGGCGCGTTCACCAAGGCGTTTCGCAGTGGGTTGCAGCCGCTCGAGATCGGACGCCGGATCGTCCGGGAGTTGGACGCGGGCCGCACGGTCGGCGTGCACGGTGTCGTCGCGCCGAATCACTTCACCGTCTTCCTCTCGCCCGAGGACTTCGAACAGTTCGCGTCGTTCCGCGACGCGCTCGAGCGCGAGCTCGCCGACGCGGCACGTGAGCACGCGCGCGACGAGCGCTACCACTTCGTCGGACCCGTCGTCGTCGACCTCACCGAGGAGCCGTCCCGCCGCCGCGGCGATCTGCGCGTCGACTCGGTGATCGAGCAGGGCGAGGGCGGCTGGGCGGCCGCGCTCGTGCTCGCCGACGGCAGCCGCGTCGCCCTCGGTGAGACGGACGCCACGATCGGGCGGCTGCCCGACTGCGCGGTCGCGCTCTCGGATCCGCAGGTATCCCGCCACCACGCGCAGCTCCGCCGCAGTCCCGAGGGCTACGTCGTCGTCGACCTCGGCTCGACCAACGGCACGACCGTGAACGGCTCGCCGGTCGCCGAACAACTGGTACGCGACGGCGACGAGATCGGCGTCGGCAACACCCTGATCCGG
- a CDS encoding MFS transporter: protein MPSDRPDRHWSPFVVATYALIVLLLGSNVTTPFYPLYARIFGLSPLGITLLFATYTLLVVPALLLLGPLSDARGRREVLIPAIVLAIVAAVFFAIANAIVWLFAAQAVQAFALGALQGTAAPTLVENDPDGDIRRASAIASAGTTGGAALGPLLAGFLVQYAPLQRRLSFIVEIALLLIALVLVRARLPRREHRSSWRPRRPSVPAPIRRAFAIASVSAFVAWAVTGLFVALIPSFMADVLHNHDFAVAGCVVALMLGSSAVVQIAVRRLPSLAAQIAGLVAMLAGVVFLFVATVTSSLAPLLIATVLSGAGQGGAFMGALGDVNTIAPPDRKGDVVATFYVVIYLATALPVIGVGVLANSMGLLDAVRIFTIVIAAICLAGLVALTAEARRSGRVELVASAAS from the coding sequence GTGCCGTCGGATCGCCCGGACCGTCACTGGTCACCGTTCGTCGTCGCGACCTACGCGCTGATCGTTCTCCTGCTCGGGAGCAACGTGACGACGCCGTTCTATCCGCTCTACGCGCGGATCTTCGGGCTGTCGCCGCTCGGCATCACGCTCCTCTTCGCGACCTACACGCTGCTCGTCGTGCCCGCGCTGCTGTTGCTCGGTCCGTTGTCCGACGCTCGCGGCCGGCGAGAGGTGCTCATCCCCGCGATCGTGCTCGCCATCGTCGCCGCGGTGTTCTTCGCGATCGCGAACGCGATCGTTTGGTTGTTCGCGGCGCAGGCCGTGCAGGCGTTCGCGCTCGGCGCGCTCCAGGGAACCGCGGCACCGACGCTCGTCGAGAACGATCCGGACGGCGACATCCGGCGAGCCTCCGCGATCGCGTCGGCCGGCACGACCGGAGGCGCGGCGCTCGGGCCACTCCTTGCGGGATTCCTCGTGCAGTACGCACCACTGCAACGGCGGTTGTCGTTCATCGTCGAGATCGCGTTGCTGCTCATCGCGCTCGTGCTCGTTCGGGCGCGGCTCCCGCGCCGGGAGCACCGGTCGTCGTGGCGACCGCGCCGGCCGAGCGTCCCGGCTCCGATCCGGCGTGCGTTTGCGATCGCGAGCGTGTCGGCGTTCGTCGCCTGGGCCGTCACCGGCCTGTTCGTCGCGCTCATCCCGTCGTTCATGGCGGACGTCTTGCACAACCACGACTTCGCGGTTGCCGGTTGCGTCGTGGCGTTGATGCTCGGCAGCTCCGCGGTCGTGCAGATCGCCGTCCGCCGCCTCCCGTCGCTGGCCGCGCAGATCGCGGGTCTCGTCGCGATGCTCGCGGGCGTCGTCTTCCTCTTCGTCGCGACCGTGACGTCGTCACTCGCACCACTGTTGATCGCGACCGTGCTGAGCGGCGCGGGCCAGGGCGGCGCGTTCATGGGCGCGCTCGGGGACGTGAACACGATCGCGCCGCCCGACCGCAAGGGCGACGTCGTCGCGACCTTCTACGTCGTCATCTACCTCGCGACCGCGCTTCCGGTCATCGGTGTCGGCGTGCTCGCGAACTCGATGGGTCTGCTCGACGCGGTGCGCATCTTCACCATCGTGATCGCGGCGATCTGCCTCGCGGGACTGGTCGCACTGACGGCCGAGGCGCGCCGCTCGGGTCGCGTGGAGTTGGTCGCCTCGGCGGCGAGCTAA